A genomic stretch from Caulobacter sp. FWC2 includes:
- the asnB gene encoding asparagine synthase (glutamine-hydrolyzing): MCGINGIFAYGAGVAPPQPRELLATRDHMRARGPDGEGAWWSPDGLVGLAHRRLAVIDLADRAAQPMRLPEADLTLVFNGEIYNHRELRAELEARGERFVTQSDTEVILRLYAHEGVAMLRRLRGMFALALWDGRKGGLLLARDPYGIKPLYYADDGGAFRFASQVKALMAGGGVEDTIDPAGWVGFHIFGHVPEPFTLHRNIQAAPAGTAIWVGRDGVSAPAVYTSLARILAEAPPPDAPLNEVLRGAALDSVRSHLLADVEVGLFLSAGVDSGALLDLMRQAGHGAPRALTLVYPDFSGDPRDEGPLAAAMAKAQGARHVLRRVDQAEFEADLPAILSAMDQPSIDGINTWFVAKAAREQGLKVAISGVGGDELLAGYSTFQTLPRLLRRARPFTHVPGLATFTHAALSVFAPGPVRRNPKVLGVLRHARSWGGAYMLRRAVRLPAELDAIMDPEMLRTGLERLNPVDRLDGLLEPDPGCDNGRVALLESRAYLRDQLLRDADWAGMAHGVEIRTPLVDIDLFRAVAPHIAGLSPGDGKRALANATELGLPMEVLKRSKTGFAIPAAHWALGPHGPDRVQSRRWALSVAEAFRPPG, translated from the coding sequence ATGTGCGGCATCAACGGAATTTTCGCCTACGGCGCCGGCGTCGCGCCGCCGCAGCCGCGAGAACTGCTGGCCACGCGCGACCACATGCGCGCCCGGGGACCCGACGGGGAGGGGGCATGGTGGTCGCCCGACGGTCTGGTCGGCCTTGCCCATCGTCGACTCGCGGTGATCGACCTTGCCGACCGCGCCGCCCAGCCGATGCGCCTGCCCGAGGCTGACCTCACCCTGGTCTTCAACGGCGAGATCTACAATCACCGGGAGCTGCGCGCGGAACTGGAAGCGCGGGGTGAGCGCTTCGTCACCCAGTCGGACACCGAGGTGATCCTTCGGCTGTACGCCCACGAGGGCGTGGCGATGTTGCGGCGATTGCGCGGCATGTTCGCACTGGCCTTGTGGGACGGGCGAAAGGGCGGACTGCTGTTGGCGCGCGATCCCTATGGGATCAAACCGCTCTACTATGCCGATGATGGCGGCGCGTTCCGCTTCGCTTCCCAGGTCAAGGCGCTGATGGCCGGCGGCGGCGTGGAAGACACGATCGACCCGGCGGGATGGGTCGGCTTCCACATCTTCGGCCATGTCCCTGAGCCGTTCACCCTGCACAGGAATATCCAGGCAGCGCCGGCTGGAACGGCGATATGGGTCGGGCGCGACGGGGTCTCCGCGCCGGCCGTTTACACAAGCCTGGCGCGGATACTGGCGGAAGCGCCGCCCCCCGACGCGCCTCTGAATGAGGTGCTCCGTGGCGCGGCTCTCGACAGCGTGCGCAGCCATCTTCTGGCCGATGTCGAAGTCGGCCTCTTCCTGTCGGCCGGCGTTGATTCGGGGGCTTTGCTGGACCTGATGCGTCAAGCCGGTCATGGCGCGCCACGCGCCCTCACGTTGGTCTATCCCGATTTCTCGGGCGATCCGCGCGATGAAGGCCCTCTGGCCGCCGCGATGGCCAAGGCCCAGGGCGCGCGGCATGTGCTTCGCCGCGTCGACCAGGCCGAATTCGAAGCCGACCTGCCCGCCATCTTGTCGGCCATGGACCAACCCTCGATCGACGGCATCAATACCTGGTTCGTGGCCAAGGCCGCGCGCGAGCAGGGCCTGAAGGTCGCGATCTCGGGCGTGGGCGGCGATGAACTGCTGGCGGGCTATTCGACGTTCCAGACCTTGCCGCGCCTGCTGCGCCGCGCCCGACCGTTCACGCATGTTCCGGGCCTTGCGACGTTCACGCACGCGGCGCTCAGCGTGTTCGCCCCCGGGCCGGTCCGGCGCAATCCCAAGGTTCTGGGCGTACTTCGCCATGCGCGAAGCTGGGGCGGCGCCTACATGCTCAGACGGGCCGTGCGACTGCCCGCCGAGCTCGACGCCATCATGGACCCCGAGATGTTGCGCACCGGCCTGGAGCGCTTGAACCCGGTCGACCGACTTGACGGTCTGCTCGAACCGGATCCGGGGTGCGACAACGGTCGGGTGGCGCTCCTGGAATCGCGCGCCTATCTGCGCGACCAATTGCTCCGAGACGCCGACTGGGCGGGCATGGCGCACGGCGTGGAGATCCGCACGCCGTTGGTGGACATCGATCTTTTCAGGGCGGTGGCGCCCCACATCGCGGGCCTCTCGCCCGGCGACGGGAAGCGCGCGTTGGCGAACGCGACCGAGCTTGGCTTGCCCATGGAGGTGCTGAAGCGCTCCAAGACCGGCTTTGCCATTCCGGCCGCGCATTGGGCGCTTGGGCCCCACGGACCCGATCGCGTGCAGTCGCGCCGTTGGGCCCTCAGCGTCGCCGAGGCCTTCAGGCCGCCGGGCTAA
- a CDS encoding FkbM family methyltransferase → MAPPVQADILHPPQASARLVRALRGLRHVRGWRRIAARLAPPAARGAFTIENRGVLFSGDLGSFLDREVYLFGGYEAEALDAFLRRVPAGRRGVALDIGANVGVHSLRLARHFATVHAFDPNAALWKPFERNVALNGLTNITLHRMGLGDEDAVLPLYDVAGANAGLATFLSAPQYDRPLRPAGQTPVARGDGVVERLGSPRIDAVKIDVQGYEAYVLRGLTTVLERDEPLVWVEAGGDAPEAIRTLTDLKALFPYPVEVTRFHGMRGWLTHGWVATPAAEILPPGDYWVSPAA, encoded by the coding sequence ATGGCTCCGCCCGTTCAAGCCGACATCCTTCATCCGCCGCAGGCGTCGGCCCGGCTTGTGCGCGCGTTGAGGGGCCTGCGACACGTGCGCGGCTGGCGGCGCATCGCCGCGCGCCTGGCGCCGCCAGCCGCGCGCGGCGCCTTCACGATCGAGAATCGGGGCGTGTTGTTCAGCGGCGATCTGGGCAGTTTCCTCGACCGTGAAGTCTATCTCTTCGGCGGCTACGAGGCCGAAGCGCTGGACGCCTTTCTGCGCCGCGTCCCGGCCGGGAGGCGCGGCGTGGCGCTGGATATCGGCGCCAATGTGGGCGTTCACAGTCTTCGACTGGCCCGCCATTTCGCGACCGTTCACGCCTTCGATCCCAATGCGGCGCTGTGGAAGCCGTTCGAGCGGAACGTGGCGCTGAATGGGCTGACCAACATCACCTTGCACCGTATGGGCCTGGGAGATGAGGACGCGGTCCTGCCGCTCTATGACGTGGCGGGCGCCAACGCCGGCTTGGCGACCTTCCTGAGCGCGCCGCAGTACGATCGCCCGCTCCGGCCGGCGGGCCAGACGCCCGTGGCCCGCGGCGATGGCGTCGTCGAACGCCTCGGATCACCGCGCATCGACGCGGTGAAGATCGATGTTCAGGGTTACGAAGCCTACGTACTGCGCGGCTTGACGACGGTTCTTGAGCGCGATGAACCCTTGGTCTGGGTGGAGGCCGGTGGCGACGCGCCCGAGGCTATCCGCACACTAACGGACCTGAAGGCGCTCTTTCCTTATCCGGTCGAGGTGACGCGCTTTCATGGCATGCGCGGCTGGCTGACCCACGGTTGGGTGGCCACCCCCGCCGCCGAGATTCTGCCGCCAGGGGACTACTGGGTTAGCCCGGCGGCCTGA
- a CDS encoding bi-domain-containing oxidoreductase — protein sequence MKQVLQDLNGGTVLVEDVPAPLARAGFVRIATTTSLVSPGTERALFDFARGSLASKALQQPERVRQVLRKAAVDGVAATLEAVRAKLDEPMAVGYCNVGRVLDGGATGLRVGERVVSNGRHAGVVLVGRNLVARAPDAVDDQAAAFTPLAAIALQGVRLAAPTLGETFAVVGLGLVGLLTVQILRANGCRVLGLDPDPARTALARAFGATTVDLAAGEDPLAAAASLTDGRGLDGALLTLAATSDEPVAQAARMCRRHGRLVLVGVTGLRLNRADFYEKELSFQVSCSYGPGRHDPVYEEQGHDYPLGDVRWTEQRNFEAVLELMASGALDVTSLISARFPVTEAAQAYALLGAGKALGILLDYPGEHARADPTLDRRTAIASRPTQPMVGFLGAGAQGRKLMASFVAAGAHLTTVVSATGVGAAHAARRFGFARVSTDPQAVLSDPNSLAVCIATRHDSHADYVRAALAAGKAVFVEKPLCLARDDLEAIARAASAPGAPMLMVGFNRRFAPLVVEMRRLLVSLSAPKAMVMTVNAGAAAPDHWTQDPRIGGGRIVGEACHFIDLLRHLAGAPVETMQVAASASDVAIITLGFADGSIGAIHYLANGHRGRAKETLEVFVGGRTLYLDNYRRLTGHGWPAFPGRRAWRQDKGHAGCVSAFVSALRNGELCPIPLEEALEVSGLAIEAADQVARR from the coding sequence ATGAAGCAGGTTTTGCAGGATCTGAACGGCGGGACCGTGCTGGTCGAGGACGTGCCCGCCCCCCTGGCGCGCGCGGGCTTCGTGCGCATCGCCACCACCACCAGCCTCGTCTCGCCTGGCACCGAACGCGCGCTGTTCGATTTCGCGCGCGGATCCCTGGCGTCCAAAGCGCTGCAACAGCCCGAGCGCGTGCGCCAGGTGCTGCGCAAAGCGGCCGTGGACGGCGTGGCCGCGACCCTCGAAGCCGTCCGCGCCAAACTCGATGAGCCGATGGCGGTGGGCTATTGCAATGTCGGACGCGTGCTCGACGGCGGCGCGACAGGCCTGCGGGTAGGCGAACGGGTCGTGTCAAACGGCCGACACGCCGGCGTCGTGCTGGTGGGGCGCAACCTGGTCGCGCGGGCGCCGGATGCGGTGGACGATCAGGCCGCGGCCTTCACGCCACTAGCGGCCATCGCGCTGCAGGGGGTGCGGCTGGCCGCCCCGACGCTCGGGGAAACCTTCGCGGTCGTCGGGCTTGGCCTGGTCGGTCTGCTGACCGTTCAGATCCTGCGCGCCAACGGCTGCCGCGTGCTCGGGCTCGATCCAGACCCAGCCCGGACAGCCCTGGCCCGGGCCTTCGGCGCCACCACCGTCGATCTGGCGGCGGGCGAGGACCCGCTGGCCGCAGCTGCTAGCCTTACCGATGGCCGAGGCCTGGACGGCGCGCTGCTGACGCTGGCCGCGACCAGCGACGAGCCTGTCGCCCAGGCGGCGCGCATGTGCCGGCGTCATGGTCGTCTGGTCCTGGTCGGGGTCACCGGCCTGCGCCTAAACCGCGCTGACTTCTATGAAAAGGAACTCAGCTTCCAGGTTTCCTGCTCCTACGGGCCTGGACGCCATGACCCGGTCTATGAGGAGCAAGGACACGACTACCCGCTGGGCGACGTGCGTTGGACCGAACAGCGCAACTTCGAAGCCGTTCTTGAGCTGATGGCCTCCGGCGCCCTCGATGTCACGTCGCTGATCAGCGCCCGCTTTCCCGTCACCGAGGCGGCGCAGGCCTACGCGCTCCTCGGCGCGGGCAAGGCCCTGGGCATCCTTCTGGACTATCCCGGTGAGCACGCGCGCGCCGACCCGACGCTCGATCGGCGCACCGCCATCGCCTCGCGCCCCACCCAGCCTATGGTCGGTTTTTTGGGGGCGGGCGCCCAGGGGCGCAAGCTGATGGCCAGCTTCGTGGCGGCGGGCGCCCACCTGACGACAGTCGTCTCGGCGACCGGAGTCGGCGCCGCCCACGCGGCGCGACGGTTCGGCTTCGCGCGGGTATCGACGGATCCTCAGGCCGTGCTCTCAGACCCCAATAGCCTCGCGGTCTGCATCGCCACGCGGCACGACAGCCACGCCGACTACGTCCGCGCCGCCCTGGCTGCGGGCAAGGCCGTGTTCGTGGAAAAGCCGCTCTGTCTCGCTCGGGATGACCTCGAGGCGATCGCGCGCGCGGCGTCCGCCCCAGGCGCGCCGATGCTGATGGTCGGCTTCAATCGCCGCTTCGCGCCCCTGGTCGTCGAGATGCGCCGTCTTCTCGTAAGCCTTAGCGCTCCCAAGGCGATGGTGATGACGGTCAACGCCGGCGCGGCGGCGCCCGACCACTGGACGCAGGACCCAAGGATCGGCGGCGGGCGTATCGTCGGCGAAGCCTGTCATTTCATCGATCTTCTGCGGCATCTGGCCGGCGCGCCCGTCGAGACGATGCAGGTCGCCGCTTCCGCGTCCGATGTCGCCATCATCACGCTTGGATTCGCCGATGGCTCGATCGGCGCGATCCACTATCTGGCCAACGGTCATCGCGGTCGCGCCAAGGAGACCCTCGAGGTCTTCGTTGGCGGACGGACCTTGTATCTCGACAACTACCGCCGCCTGACCGGCCATGGCTGGCCGGCGTTTCCGGGGCGACGCGCTTGGCGCCAGGACAAGGGACACGCCGGCTGTGTGAGCGCCTTCGTTTCGGCCTTGCGGAACGGCGAGCTGTGCCCGATCCCGCTCGAAGAAGCGCTCGAGGTCAGCGGCCTGGCCATCGAGGCGGCCGATCAGGTCGCGCGCCGATGA
- a CDS encoding bifunctional 2-polyprenyl-6-hydroxyphenol methylase/3-demethylubiquinol 3-O-methyltransferase UbiG: protein MTFHDRLADGWSARYRRGGFARRRRFLETEILAPLPISGRWLDAGCGAGDFTHWLAARGAQARGLDASAAMIAAARVGSPATRFDQGLVEQLTDSAVYDGALCLSVLEYVDDPKTALARLSAAIRPGGHLILSAPRRLSILRMAQKAAHRLSGGRLFAYLASSHNAWGKAELVAALREHGLVVESLREFDPLLPRFLGPLASLWVATCRKAAP, encoded by the coding sequence GTGACCTTTCATGACCGTCTCGCGGACGGTTGGAGCGCGCGTTATCGCCGTGGCGGCTTCGCGCGGCGTCGCCGGTTCCTTGAGACGGAGATCCTCGCGCCCTTGCCGATCAGCGGGCGCTGGCTGGACGCGGGTTGCGGCGCTGGCGACTTCACGCACTGGCTGGCCGCGCGCGGCGCCCAGGCTCGTGGACTGGACGCGTCGGCGGCCATGATCGCCGCAGCGCGCGTAGGCTCGCCCGCGACGAGATTCGATCAAGGGTTGGTCGAACAGCTGACCGACAGCGCCGTTTATGACGGCGCACTCTGTCTGAGCGTGCTGGAATATGTCGACGATCCGAAGACGGCGTTGGCGCGGTTGTCGGCCGCGATAAGGCCGGGCGGCCATCTGATCCTGTCAGCGCCGCGCCGACTTTCGATCCTTCGCATGGCCCAGAAAGCGGCTCATCGCCTGTCCGGCGGGCGGCTCTTCGCCTACCTCGCCAGCTCCCACAACGCCTGGGGCAAGGCCGAACTCGTCGCGGCGCTGCGCGAGCACGGCTTGGTGGTCGAGAGCCTGCGTGAATTTGATCCCCTGCTGCCGCGGTTCCTGGGGCCGCTGGCGAGCCTTTGGGTCGCCACCTGCCGCAAGGCGGCGCCATGA